The proteins below come from a single Streptomyces tubercidicus genomic window:
- a CDS encoding DUF1259 domain-containing protein, with the protein MATDSQQESYPHTGAPRRRVLAAAALTPMLAGAAAPARALSTRTGEGKSHRAVEPVRTAVSDWEEVARVLGRTGDMKRNLMYHTALPRHDLRVRSHRVAVKPALALGSHVSFVRYADKSTLVMGDVVVTETEMQPFIDALHKHKIGLTAIHKHLLSQTPNIWWIHVHGHGHDPVSLARGLRAAFDRTGTPPPRPPSRQQALDLDTAGIDAALGVKGSIDDGIYKSVFVRRETIIDGHLVLPAGLGSTSALNFQPLGEGRAAVSGDCAMIASEVQDVLAALRCAGANLVELHNHGLTDEPRLFFVHFWAVGDGARLARALRPAVKATNVVPVG; encoded by the coding sequence ATGGCCACAGACTCACAGCAAGAGAGCTATCCGCATACGGGTGCGCCGCGGCGACGGGTACTGGCCGCAGCTGCCCTGACTCCGATGCTGGCCGGTGCCGCAGCCCCCGCTCGTGCGCTGTCCACCAGGACGGGCGAGGGGAAGAGCCACAGGGCGGTCGAGCCGGTTCGCACTGCCGTGTCGGACTGGGAGGAGGTGGCCCGCGTACTCGGGCGAACAGGCGATATGAAGCGGAACCTGATGTACCACACCGCGCTCCCACGCCACGACCTCCGAGTGCGCTCGCACCGCGTCGCCGTCAAACCGGCGCTGGCTCTCGGCTCGCATGTGTCCTTCGTCCGGTACGCCGACAAGAGCACGCTGGTGATGGGTGACGTGGTGGTCACCGAGACGGAAATGCAGCCCTTCATCGACGCCCTGCACAAGCACAAGATCGGGCTGACCGCGATCCACAAGCATCTGCTGTCCCAGACTCCCAACATCTGGTGGATCCACGTCCATGGACATGGCCACGACCCGGTGTCCCTGGCCCGCGGCCTGCGCGCGGCATTCGACCGCACCGGCACCCCGCCCCCGCGGCCGCCGTCCCGGCAGCAGGCCCTCGATCTGGACACCGCCGGCATCGACGCCGCGCTGGGAGTCAAGGGCTCCATCGACGACGGCATCTACAAGTCCGTCTTCGTCCGCCGCGAGACCATCATCGACGGACATCTGGTACTGCCCGCGGGCCTGGGATCGACCAGCGCGCTCAACTTCCAGCCGCTGGGCGAGGGGCGGGCCGCGGTCAGCGGTGACTGCGCCATGATCGCCAGCGAAGTTCAAGACGTCTTGGCGGCGCTGCGGTGTGCCGGGGCCAATCTCGTCGAACTGCACAATCACGGTTTGACGGACGAACCCCGCTTGTTCTTCGTGCACTTCTGGGCCGTAGGCGACGGCGCCAGACTCGCCCGAGCGCTGCGCCCCGCGGTGAAGGCCACCAACGTCGTACCGGTCGGCTGA
- a CDS encoding alpha/beta fold hydrolase has product MYPASNPLWSPVRWAENGAVRLAFDSLTEGTGGEPLLLATGLGVNRLWVPDGLCRMLAAQGFAVARYDQRDGGESTHLPPAPARSPISALFGKRETAYTAEDMADDAVAVMSALGWRSAHLLGVSLGGAVAQRVALRHPDRVRTLTSMAAVPGDTSGLRTMRYIRMRTLAKFARLRFPDTPEGDVAAGIAVSRLLASPHRSFDEPAAREAAERNADRGMHDQQAQSRQIGAQWHGPPISAIARPTLVLHGEDDPLIKPSAGRAIASRIRDSRLVLLPQVGHEIPDCAWHRVVTEISRLATVSHQLPIQPGS; this is encoded by the coding sequence ATGTATCCAGCCTCGAATCCCCTGTGGAGCCCGGTCCGCTGGGCTGAGAACGGCGCGGTGCGGCTGGCCTTCGACTCGCTGACGGAAGGGACCGGCGGTGAGCCGCTTCTGCTGGCCACGGGGCTGGGCGTCAACCGCTTGTGGGTTCCGGACGGGCTGTGCCGGATGCTGGCCGCGCAGGGCTTCGCGGTAGCCCGATACGACCAGCGCGACGGCGGGGAGTCGACCCATCTGCCGCCCGCCCCCGCCCGCAGCCCCATCTCCGCACTCTTCGGCAAGCGCGAGACGGCATACACAGCCGAGGACATGGCAGATGACGCCGTCGCCGTCATGAGCGCGCTGGGATGGCGTTCGGCGCACCTGCTGGGCGTCTCCCTCGGTGGGGCCGTCGCACAACGCGTGGCCCTGCGGCACCCGGACCGCGTCCGCACCCTCACCTCCATGGCCGCCGTCCCCGGTGACACCTCGGGGCTGCGGACCATGCGTTACATACGGATGAGGACCCTGGCGAAGTTCGCCCGCCTGAGGTTTCCCGACACCCCCGAGGGAGACGTCGCGGCCGGCATCGCCGTCTCCCGTCTCCTCGCCTCGCCCCACCGTTCCTTCGACGAGCCGGCCGCCCGTGAGGCCGCCGAGCGCAACGCCGACCGCGGTATGCACGACCAGCAGGCACAGAGCCGCCAGATCGGCGCCCAATGGCACGGACCGCCGATCAGCGCCATCGCCCGGCCCACGCTCGTCCTCCACGGGGAGGACGACCCCCTCATCAAGCCCAGCGCCGGCCGGGCGATCGCCTCCCGGATCCGCGACTCGCGGCTGGTCCTCCTGCCCCAAGTCGGCCACGAAATCCCCGACTGCGCGTGGCACCGCGTCGTCACCGAAATCAGCAGGCTGGCCACCGTTTCCCATCAACTGCCGATACAGCCAGGCAGCTGA
- a CDS encoding TetR/AcrR family transcriptional regulator: protein MAGRGGGRVTQEPVTVWARAEERGARGPTPEHSHAELATVAIELGDRGGLSAVSMRQVAAGLGTGQASLYRYVSGREDLLDLMTDAVTGEIDLDVPLHGDPIADLVALAVRAKAVHLRHPWLSDIPPEPLRLGPRSVDYLEYALRAMAPVRLPGRTKMEIIALMSALVAQFARAEIQGGRATTDRQAAQATYLSRTASHGDHPHLAAAMADHAEAEPTAAPQTLFEPMMHRVLTGLIADDITAADAEPPLGPAPR from the coding sequence ATGGCCGGACGAGGGGGTGGGCGGGTGACTCAGGAGCCCGTGACGGTCTGGGCGCGGGCCGAAGAACGCGGCGCCCGCGGCCCCACGCCTGAGCACAGCCACGCAGAGCTGGCCACTGTCGCCATCGAGCTGGGGGACCGCGGCGGCCTGTCGGCGGTGTCCATGCGCCAGGTGGCCGCGGGCCTGGGCACCGGCCAGGCATCCCTCTACCGCTATGTCTCCGGCCGCGAGGACCTGCTCGACCTGATGACGGACGCGGTGACGGGGGAGATCGACCTCGACGTCCCGCTCCACGGCGATCCCATCGCGGACCTGGTCGCCCTGGCCGTACGGGCCAAGGCCGTCCATCTGCGCCACCCCTGGCTGTCCGATATCCCACCGGAACCGCTGCGGCTGGGGCCGCGAAGCGTGGACTACCTGGAATACGCGCTGCGGGCGATGGCCCCCGTCCGACTGCCGGGCCGGACCAAGATGGAGATCATCGCTCTGATGAGCGCCTTGGTCGCGCAATTCGCCCGAGCCGAAATCCAGGGCGGCCGCGCGACCACCGACCGCCAGGCGGCGCAGGCCACCTACCTGAGTAGGACGGCCTCCCACGGAGATCATCCACATCTCGCGGCCGCCATGGCCGACCACGCCGAAGCGGAGCCCACAGCGGCTCCCCAGACACTGTTCGAGCCGATGATGCACCGAGTGCTCACCGGGCTCATCGCCGACGACATCACCGCAGCCGATGCCGAGCCGCCCCTCGGGCCGGCACCGCGCTGA
- a CDS encoding PP2C family protein-serine/threonine phosphatase, with translation MVIALAALVDLLTPSSVSSAPLLAVAPVTAVSLLSQVGVVGIGLTAMLVQAGLAFLDGSYHWQGDAAVQITLASVTILAVGLNRSLRMQHASASRARYAAEVAQRAVLPSPPSRLGDLQIAARYVPAEDMALIGGDLYVMQETPFGVRAMVGDVRGKGLSAVTAVSVDIGVFRYAADHEPDLPALVRCMEEALLRESQRREGLDATEGFTTALIVQFADDLSQVHIVNRGHPAPVLLHADGRARVLEPEEEAPPLGISGLDAWASPVATHHFPPGAMLLCFTDGVTEARDPAGVFYDPAVRVPRMVQSYLRQTSHFPDPSTLLDLLARDVSRHSGGAPQDDQALLALHRPLPMQDLLARPSPQ, from the coding sequence GTGGTGATCGCGCTTGCGGCGTTGGTGGATCTGCTGACGCCCAGCTCGGTGTCGTCCGCTCCGCTGTTGGCTGTGGCGCCGGTGACGGCAGTTTCGCTGCTCAGCCAGGTGGGGGTCGTCGGCATCGGCCTGACCGCGATGCTGGTGCAGGCGGGTCTGGCATTCCTCGACGGTTCGTACCACTGGCAGGGCGACGCGGCCGTGCAGATCACGCTGGCGTCCGTCACCATCCTGGCCGTCGGCCTGAACCGGTCCCTGCGCATGCAGCACGCGAGCGCCAGCCGCGCACGCTACGCCGCGGAGGTGGCCCAGCGGGCCGTGCTGCCCAGTCCTCCCAGCCGCCTGGGGGACCTGCAGATCGCCGCCCGCTATGTGCCGGCCGAGGATATGGCGCTGATCGGCGGCGATCTCTACGTGATGCAGGAGACGCCGTTCGGGGTGCGTGCCATGGTCGGCGATGTGAGGGGGAAGGGCCTGTCCGCTGTTACGGCCGTCAGCGTCGACATCGGGGTCTTCCGCTACGCCGCCGATCATGAACCTGACCTGCCGGCCCTGGTGAGGTGCATGGAAGAGGCCCTGTTGCGTGAGAGTCAGCGCCGGGAGGGCCTGGACGCGACGGAGGGCTTCACCACTGCCCTGATCGTGCAGTTCGCCGACGATCTGAGCCAGGTCCATATCGTCAACCGTGGCCATCCCGCCCCGGTGCTGTTGCATGCGGATGGTCGGGCGCGCGTACTGGAGCCGGAGGAAGAGGCGCCGCCCCTGGGCATCTCCGGCCTGGACGCCTGGGCGTCACCGGTGGCAACCCACCACTTCCCACCAGGGGCGATGCTGCTGTGCTTCACGGACGGTGTCACCGAGGCGCGCGATCCCGCCGGTGTCTTCTATGACCCCGCGGTACGGGTCCCGCGCATGGTGCAGTCCTACCTTCGCCAGACGAGCCATTTCCCCGATCCTTCGACCCTCCTCGATCTCCTGGCCCGCGACGTCAGCCGCCACAGCGGTGGCGCACCCCAGGACGATCAGGCCCTCCTCGCACTGCACCGGCCCCTGCCCATGCAGGATCTCCTTGCTCGGCCGAGCCCACAGTAG
- a CDS encoding LLM class flavin-dependent oxidoreductase — protein MFDIPLSALEVAMVQTGARAVDTLRDTAAFAQGLERLGYHRIWYAEHHHSPAIGAFPPVVLTAHAGALTSAIRLGSGGVLAPNHAPLTLAEQFGTLAALHPDRIDLGIGRGPGTFDEATARALRRGAAPATDTEYEGDVSAILSFLLDEVALGPLPEPWLLASSTAGATLAAQLGLPVAVAHHIRPDNTQAVLDRYRAEFTPSRWCERPRVLLCVETVCADTAEEAAWRVGPMDVVKAGLLKGLSEIPFPTPADAAAHPFTAEERRALAGFRAQQAVGTPETVVARLTQLAGKTGADELMLTTPVYDLGDRLRSYELIKKHGEVIAES, from the coding sequence ATGTTCGATATACCTCTTTCGGCGCTTGAAGTCGCCATGGTCCAAACGGGCGCCCGAGCCGTGGACACCTTGCGTGATACCGCGGCGTTCGCACAGGGCCTGGAGCGGCTGGGCTACCACCGGATCTGGTACGCCGAGCATCACCACTCACCCGCCATCGGCGCGTTCCCGCCAGTGGTGTTGACCGCACACGCTGGTGCTTTGACCTCGGCGATCCGTCTCGGATCAGGCGGAGTACTGGCGCCCAACCACGCACCTCTCACACTGGCAGAGCAATTCGGAACGCTGGCAGCCTTGCACCCGGACCGTATCGATCTGGGGATCGGCCGCGGCCCCGGCACTTTCGACGAGGCCACCGCACGGGCACTGCGCCGCGGAGCCGCCCCGGCAACGGACACGGAATACGAGGGCGACGTATCCGCGATCCTGTCCTTCCTCCTCGACGAAGTCGCCCTCGGCCCACTGCCGGAGCCCTGGCTGCTGGCCTCCAGTACCGCAGGCGCCACACTCGCCGCGCAACTGGGCCTGCCGGTCGCCGTCGCACACCACATCCGTCCGGACAACACCCAGGCGGTACTGGACCGTTACCGGGCGGAGTTCACTCCGTCCCGCTGGTGCGAGCGGCCGCGTGTGCTGTTGTGCGTGGAGACGGTGTGCGCCGACACCGCAGAGGAAGCCGCGTGGCGCGTCGGACCGATGGACGTCGTCAAGGCCGGGCTCTTGAAGGGACTGAGCGAGATCCCCTTCCCCACGCCCGCGGATGCGGCCGCCCACCCCTTCACAGCGGAGGAGCGACGGGCCCTGGCCGGCTTCCGCGCCCAGCAAGCCGTCGGGACACCGGAGACGGTCGTAGCCCGGCTCACGCAACTGGCCGGTAAAACCGGAGCGGACGAACTGATGCTGACCACACCTGTCTATGACCTCGGTGACCGTCTCCGCTCCTACGAGCTCATCAAGAAGCACGGGGAGGTCATCGCAGAGTCTTAG
- a CDS encoding SDR family NAD(P)-dependent oxidoreductase → MDLQLTDKVAVVTGASKGIGLAIADAFAREGTHVIAGSRSITAELEGLREKYGVTAFPVDLSTAEGPDALVRHAVDQYGRVDVLVNTLGAGTPRRGFLDIDDTEWQRIFNMTLFSAVRASRAALPYLLDAAGSSIINMSSINARLPFPMVVDYSAAKAGLSSLTKSLSEEFAPQGVRVNAIAPGPVRTPFWTAPGGFADATAAQAGTTAQEAIDVVVPQSMGISTGRVTEAHEVADLALFLASPLAGNITGAEFTIDGGQVKTL, encoded by the coding sequence ATGGACCTTCAGCTCACTGACAAGGTCGCTGTCGTCACCGGAGCGAGCAAGGGCATCGGCCTCGCCATCGCCGATGCGTTCGCCCGTGAAGGCACACACGTCATCGCCGGCAGCCGGAGCATCACTGCCGAACTCGAAGGGCTCCGCGAGAAATACGGCGTCACCGCCTTCCCGGTCGACCTGTCCACCGCAGAGGGACCGGACGCGCTCGTCCGGCACGCGGTGGACCAGTACGGGAGGGTCGACGTCCTGGTCAATACTTTGGGTGCCGGGACGCCCCGCCGGGGCTTCCTGGACATCGACGACACCGAGTGGCAGCGAATCTTCAACATGACCCTGTTCAGCGCGGTCCGGGCCAGCCGCGCCGCGCTTCCCTACCTGCTGGACGCGGCGGGGAGTTCCATCATCAACATGAGCTCCATCAACGCGCGCCTGCCCTTCCCGATGGTCGTGGACTACTCCGCAGCCAAGGCCGGGCTGAGCAGCCTGACCAAGTCACTGTCCGAGGAGTTCGCACCACAAGGCGTACGGGTCAACGCGATCGCCCCGGGACCGGTCCGCACCCCCTTCTGGACCGCTCCGGGTGGCTTCGCCGATGCCACGGCGGCTCAGGCCGGCACGACCGCGCAGGAAGCCATCGACGTAGTCGTGCCGCAGAGCATGGGCATTTCCACCGGGCGGGTCACCGAGGCCCACGAAGTCGCCGACCTGGCCCTCTTCCTCGCCTCCCCGCTTGCCGGCAACATCACCGGAGCCGAATTCACCATCGACGGTGGCCAGGTCAAGACGTTGTGA
- a CDS encoding vWA domain-containing protein codes for MSGSQNYINHVALVLDASSSMSHLSRKVVEVADQQIAYLARRSKELDQETRVTVYVFADKVECVIYDKDVLRMPSLKQLYRVGGMTALLAATLKSQRELAQTAQLYGDHSFLTFVLTDGQENASHRCEDAPTRDPRELVQGVVKMVETQEDNWTLAVLVPDQMGKREAMQCGFPKDNIAIWDATSTQGLEEAGQVIQQATEKFMVGRSQGIRGSRAVFSMGAESVNKETIKAAGLTPVNPSEYHLIPVSREAGIRDWVIECGHSFRTGCAFYQLSKSEKIQARKRIAVLEKKTDRVYTGPEARALLGLPDTEVRVKPDHNDDFTIFVQSTSVNRKLVPSTRLLLMN; via the coding sequence ATGTCCGGAAGCCAGAACTACATCAATCACGTTGCTCTGGTGTTGGATGCCAGTTCGTCGATGTCGCACCTGAGCCGGAAGGTCGTGGAAGTCGCCGACCAGCAGATTGCGTATCTTGCCCGCCGGTCGAAGGAGCTGGACCAGGAGACCCGCGTGACGGTGTACGTCTTCGCGGACAAGGTGGAGTGCGTCATCTACGACAAGGACGTGCTGCGGATGCCGTCCCTGAAGCAGCTGTACCGGGTCGGTGGAATGACGGCTCTGCTGGCGGCCACACTGAAGTCGCAGCGGGAGCTGGCGCAGACGGCTCAGCTTTACGGCGACCACAGCTTCCTGACGTTCGTGCTGACCGACGGGCAGGAGAACGCAAGTCATCGCTGCGAGGATGCGCCTACCCGGGATCCGCGTGAACTGGTACAGGGCGTCGTCAAGATGGTCGAGACGCAGGAGGACAACTGGACGCTGGCCGTCCTTGTGCCGGACCAGATGGGCAAGCGCGAAGCCATGCAGTGTGGTTTCCCGAAGGACAACATCGCCATCTGGGACGCCACGAGCACACAGGGCCTGGAGGAGGCCGGGCAGGTCATCCAGCAGGCAACCGAGAAGTTCATGGTGGGCCGCTCCCAGGGCATCCGGGGGTCGCGGGCGGTGTTCTCCATGGGTGCCGAGAGCGTCAACAAGGAGACCATAAAGGCAGCCGGCCTCACCCCGGTGAATCCGTCCGAGTACCACTTGATTCCGGTGAGTCGCGAAGCGGGGATCCGGGACTGGGTCATCGAATGCGGGCACTCCTTCCGTACCGGTTGTGCGTTCTATCAGTTGAGTAAGTCGGAGAAGATCCAGGCGCGGAAGCGGATTGCGGTGCTGGAGAAGAAGACGGACCGGGTGTACACGGGGCCGGAGGCCCGAGCCCTGCTCGGCCTGCCGGACACGGAAGTTCGCGTCAAGCCGGACCACAACGACGACTTCACCATCTTTGTACAGAGCACCAGCGTGAACCGGAAGCTGGTACCGAGCACTCGGCTGCTGCTGATGAACTGA
- a CDS encoding MFS transporter: MKSLLKSSPAARASAAAPGVARGGSTVVLGAALLGFFLIALDALIVTVALPDIGRSLGGGMSGLQWMVDGYTLIFAALMLSAGALSDRIGARQAYGGGLVLFALASAACGLAPSLGVLVAARLVQGAAAAVMMPASLALVRQGFPDQAKRAQAIALWTVGGAVAVAAGPVLGGALTATVGWRWIFFVNLPAGLLALALLARVPASPRLPARLDVVGQATAVVAMGALTYGVIEGGDKGFGRPLVVASLVVAAAAAAAFLTAQARGARPMLPLPLFRSRVVAVSLAVGFMLNAAYYGGVFLFSLYLQQERGLSALHAGLMFIPMTALVAVVNLASAKLAALFGPRVPMVAGQLVTAAGLLALLGVGTHTQVWTVAALMVPVGLGGALTVPALTAMLLDAVPADRAGTASAVLNTARQVGGAIAVAAFGALLAGANTFLAGMRWSMLLAAAGLVLTAGATLTLPRKGRRDGEV, translated from the coding sequence ATGAAATCCCTGCTCAAGTCCTCCCCTGCCGCCCGCGCGTCGGCCGCTGCGCCGGGGGTGGCCCGGGGCGGATCCACCGTGGTGCTCGGCGCCGCCCTGCTCGGCTTCTTCCTCATCGCGCTGGATGCGTTGATCGTCACCGTCGCACTGCCCGACATCGGCCGCAGCCTCGGCGGCGGCATGTCCGGCCTGCAATGGATGGTGGATGGATACACGCTGATATTCGCCGCCCTGATGCTCTCCGCAGGCGCCCTCTCCGACCGCATCGGGGCCCGACAGGCTTACGGCGGCGGGCTGGTGCTCTTCGCGCTGGCCTCGGCCGCCTGCGGACTGGCGCCCAGCCTCGGTGTACTGGTGGCGGCGCGGTTGGTGCAGGGCGCCGCGGCGGCAGTGATGATGCCGGCGTCGCTGGCGCTGGTCCGGCAGGGCTTCCCCGACCAGGCGAAGCGGGCGCAGGCGATCGCCCTCTGGACGGTGGGCGGCGCGGTCGCGGTGGCGGCCGGACCGGTACTCGGCGGGGCGCTCACCGCTACCGTGGGCTGGCGGTGGATCTTCTTCGTCAACCTCCCGGCGGGCCTGCTGGCGCTCGCCCTGCTGGCCCGGGTGCCGGCCTCGCCGCGGCTCCCCGCGCGCCTGGACGTGGTCGGGCAGGCAACGGCGGTGGTCGCGATGGGGGCGCTGACGTACGGCGTGATCGAGGGCGGCGACAAGGGCTTCGGCCGGCCGCTCGTGGTGGCGTCGCTGGTGGTGGCCGCCGCCGCGGCAGCCGCCTTCCTCACCGCACAGGCCAGGGGCGCCCGCCCGATGCTCCCCCTGCCGCTGTTCCGCTCGCGGGTGGTGGCGGTATCCCTGGCAGTCGGCTTCATGCTCAACGCCGCCTACTACGGAGGGGTGTTCCTCTTCAGCCTGTACCTCCAACAGGAGCGCGGACTGTCGGCGCTGCATGCGGGCCTGATGTTCATCCCGATGACCGCGCTGGTCGCAGTGGTGAACCTGGCCTCGGCGAAGCTGGCCGCGCTGTTCGGCCCGCGGGTGCCGATGGTGGCAGGACAGCTGGTCACGGCGGCCGGGCTGCTGGCGCTGCTCGGGGTCGGCACACACACCCAGGTGTGGACGGTGGCGGCGCTGATGGTGCCGGTCGGCCTCGGCGGGGCACTGACCGTGCCGGCACTGACCGCCATGCTGCTCGACGCGGTACCCGCGGACCGGGCAGGCACCGCGTCCGCCGTACTCAACACCGCCCGCCAAGTCGGCGGAGCCATCGCGGTGGCGGCCTTCGGGGCCCTGCTGGCGGGGGCGAACACCTTCCTGGCCGGAATGCGGTGGAGCATGCTGCTCGCCGCGGCCGGGCTCGTGCTGACAGCGGGCGCGACACTCACACTGCCGCGGAAGGGGCGGCGGGACGGAGAGGTGTGA
- a CDS encoding oxidoreductase: MTENGKVWLVTGASSGFGRAIAEAAIAAGDTVVGTARRTEALADLVAAHPDRVEAIGLDVTDGGQIDVVAADVLARYGRVDVLVNNAGRTQVGAFEETTDRELRDLFELHVFGPARLTRALLPQMRERGSGSIVNISSFGGQLSFAGFSAYSATKAALEQLSEGLADEVAPFGIKVLIVEPGAFRTNLFGKGAAHFSQEHPAYAEKVGATRKMLQDGDGTQPGDPAKAAAAIRLALDAEEPPLRLALGGDAVDFLVGHLDSVRAELAVWEKVSRGTDFDTR, from the coding sequence ATGACCGAGAACGGCAAGGTCTGGCTGGTCACCGGTGCGAGCAGCGGTTTCGGGCGAGCCATCGCCGAGGCCGCGATCGCCGCCGGTGACACGGTGGTCGGCACGGCCCGGCGGACCGAGGCGCTGGCCGACCTGGTCGCCGCGCACCCCGACCGGGTGGAGGCGATCGGCCTGGACGTGACCGACGGCGGGCAGATCGACGTGGTGGCCGCCGACGTGCTGGCGCGCTACGGCCGGGTGGACGTGCTGGTGAACAACGCCGGGCGCACACAGGTCGGGGCGTTCGAGGAGACCACCGACCGGGAGCTGCGTGACCTGTTTGAGCTGCACGTGTTCGGCCCGGCGCGGCTGACCCGGGCGCTGCTTCCGCAGATGCGGGAGCGGGGCAGCGGATCGATCGTGAACATCAGCAGCTTCGGCGGACAGCTGTCCTTCGCCGGGTTCTCCGCGTACAGCGCGACCAAGGCGGCACTGGAGCAGCTGTCGGAGGGCCTGGCCGACGAAGTGGCACCGTTCGGCATCAAGGTGCTGATCGTGGAGCCCGGCGCCTTCCGCACCAACCTGTTCGGCAAGGGCGCGGCCCACTTCTCCCAGGAGCACCCGGCGTACGCGGAGAAGGTCGGCGCCACCCGGAAGATGCTGCAGGACGGTGACGGCACCCAGCCCGGGGACCCGGCGAAGGCAGCGGCGGCGATCCGGCTTGCCCTGGACGCCGAGGAGCCCCCGCTGCGGCTCGCCCTCGGCGGCGACGCGGTGGACTTCCTCGTCGGGCACCTGGACTCGGTGCGGGCCGAACTCGCCGTGTGGGAGAAGGTCTCCCGGGGGACGGACTTCGACACTCGGTGA
- a CDS encoding LysR family transcriptional regulator, producing the protein MDVHGRDLRYFAAVAEELNFTRAAERLFVSQPALSKQIRMLEKQVGACLFHRDRRSVRLTVVGEALLPHARGMLAAWEAAEEAVEEARAAELHTLVIGMSTSPGRGLLPALRTRLISRYPHARPVLRQVNWADPSAGLADGSSDVAFVWLPLPDGDRYRHAVVAREPRFVALPQGHPLAARAAADREGAVDFTDLLDEPFLALPSEAGPLRDYWLALDARDGRAPRIGAVVGSAEETHEAVANGQGVVLLATGNAPLVVRDEVIAVPVRGISPSRLAVAARRDDERPLVAAYLAAAAKVGAGTS; encoded by the coding sequence ATGGATGTCCATGGACGCGATCTGCGCTACTTCGCCGCAGTCGCCGAGGAGTTGAACTTCACCCGCGCCGCCGAGCGGCTGTTCGTCTCCCAGCCCGCGCTCAGCAAGCAGATACGGATGCTGGAGAAGCAGGTCGGCGCGTGTCTGTTCCATCGGGACCGGCGGTCGGTGCGGTTGACCGTGGTGGGGGAAGCCCTGCTGCCGCACGCCCGCGGGATGCTGGCCGCATGGGAGGCCGCCGAGGAGGCGGTGGAGGAGGCGAGGGCCGCCGAGCTGCACACCCTGGTGATCGGCATGTCCACCAGCCCCGGCCGCGGGCTGCTGCCCGCCCTGCGAACCCGGTTGATCTCCCGGTACCCGCACGCCCGGCCCGTCCTGCGGCAGGTCAACTGGGCCGACCCCAGCGCCGGGTTGGCGGACGGATCGAGCGATGTGGCCTTCGTCTGGCTTCCCCTGCCGGACGGCGACCGCTACCGGCATGCAGTGGTGGCCCGGGAGCCACGCTTTGTGGCACTGCCGCAGGGGCACCCTCTGGCGGCGCGGGCAGCAGCCGACAGGGAGGGAGCGGTGGACTTCACCGATCTCCTCGACGAGCCGTTCCTCGCCCTCCCCTCCGAGGCCGGCCCGCTGCGGGACTACTGGCTTGCCCTGGACGCCCGGGACGGTCGCGCGCCGCGGATAGGCGCGGTGGTGGGCAGCGCCGAGGAGACCCACGAGGCGGTCGCCAACGGCCAGGGCGTGGTACTTCTGGCCACCGGCAACGCCCCGCTGGTCGTCCGGGACGAGGTGATCGCCGTCCCGGTCCGGGGCATCTCGCCCTCCCGTCTGGCGGTAGCCGCCCGCCGGGACGACGAGCGGCCCTTGGTGGCGGCCTACCTGGCCGCGGCGGCAAAGGTGGGCGCCGGCACCTCCTGA